A single window of Lutzomyia longipalpis isolate SR_M1_2022 chromosome 1, ASM2433408v1 DNA harbors:
- the LOC129786456 gene encoding CWF19-like protein 1 homolog, with amino-acid sequence MENKQKILICGDVGGKINKLFDRVGSIAKKSGDFDFLFCVGDFFGDDNEEFEVYRSGAKKVPVATYILGPTAEKHLPLFEDAPNGEICPNVTYLGKSGIYVTSSGMKVAYVSGKEAEKPSAVTFTAEDTKSVKLSCLASKSSGDYRGIDILLTSQWPHGVGDSVESSKLLSLLTMDIRPRYHFCGMEDVYCEKPPFRNPSDNNSQLDLATRFISLASVGNTKKQKYIYALSIMPVDKMRLTDLIQRTVDEIECPYLAIPGLLGVKTSQGDDSATTQYFFDMNPHQGGKRHSRDGSGHAANKRPRKEFSLEKCWFCLSSVNVEKHLIISIGESFYLALAKGPLNNHHVLIISISHVQSVSLLPEEDFAELQRFKDTLGSFFKSQGKAVCFFERNYKSSHLQVNAVPLDASIAWQLNEAFETSAEMYKLDFEKLPPLTSASQLPSGPYFVAELPEEVTLLTRQMKNFPLHFGREVMCNENLLNCDEKIDWKECQLDVEQEKELVQQFKDDFRDFDFTV; translated from the exons ATGGAAAATAAGCAGAAAAT TTTAATATGTGGCGATGTTGGtgggaaaattaacaaattattcGATCGTGTTGGCTCAATTGCCAAGAAATCCGGCGATTTCGACTTCTTGTTCTGCGTTGGGGATTTCTTTGGGGATGATAATGAGGAGTTTGAGGTTTACAGGAGTGGTGCAAAGAAAG TTCCTGTTGCAACGTATATTCTGGGTCCAACTGCGGAGAAACATTTGCCATTGTTTGAGGATGCCCCAAATGGGGAGATTTGTCCAAATGTCACGTACTTGGGTAAGTCTGGTATCTACGTAACATCCTCGGGCATGAAGGTTGCCTATGTGAGTGGGAAAGAAGCTGAAAAGCCATCCGCAGTGACTTTCACAGCAGAAGACACAAAATCCGTGAAGCTCTCTTGTTTGGCGAGTAAATCTTCCGGAGATTACAGAGGAATTGACATTCTTCTCACCTCCCAGTGGCCACATGGAGTGGGGGATTCAGTTGAGTCATCGAAGCTTCTTTCCCTCCTTACCATGGATATACGTCCGAGATATCATTTCTGTGGCATGGAGGATGTTTATTGTGAGAAGCCTCCCTTCCGGAATCCCTCTGACAACAATTCCCAGCTGGATCTAGCCACGAGATTCATCTCCCTGGCTTCCGTGGGGAATACAAAGAAGCAAAAGTACATTTATGCTCTCAGTATAATGCCAGTGGATAAAATGAGACTCACAGACCTGATTCAGAGAACTGTGGATGAGATTGAGTGCCCCTACTTGGCAATTCCGGGACTCCTTGGCGTAAAGACATCTCAGGGGGATGATAGTGCAACTACGCAGTACTTCTTCGACATGAATCCACATCAAGGAGGGAAGAGGCACTCCAGAGATGGATCTGGACACGCAGCAAATAAGAGACCCCGAAAGGAATTCAGCCTTGAGAAATGCTGGTTCTGCCTCTCATCCGTCAATGTTGAGAAGCACCTGATTATTTCCATTGGAGAATCCTTCTACCTTGCCCTTGCAAAGGGTCCCCTGAATAATCATCACGTCTTGATAATCTCCATTTCTCACGTGCAGAGTGTTTCCCTTCTTCCGGAGGAAGATTTCGCCGAATTGCAACGCTTCAAGGACACCCTGGGGAGTTTCTTTAAATCCCAAGGAAAGGCCGTTTGCTTCTTCGAGAGAAACTACAAGAGTAGCCACCTACAAGTGAACGCCGTCCCATTGGATGCTTCAATTGCGTGGCAATTGAATGAAGCCTTCGAAACAAGTGCTGAAATGTACAAATTGGACTTTGAGAAACTCCCACCGCTCACGAGTGCTTCCCAATTGCCATCCGGACCGTACTTTGTGGCTGAATTGCCGGAAGAGGTGACCCTTCTTACGcgtcaaatgaaaaatttccccCTTCACTTTGGCCGGGAGGTGATGTGCAATGAGAATCTTCTCAATTGCGATGAAAAAATCGACTGGAAGGAATGCCAATTGGATGTGGAGCAGGAAAAGGAGCTCGTCCAGCAATTTAAGGATGATTTCagagattttgattttacagtgtaa
- the LOC129786817 gene encoding mucin-2-like, producing MDFWSTRCSDGFIGLKIHPTKSNYYYYCQEDCVVIGRCGGLCIFNDLSKTCEKLNMTHQPSIKIYDESHGTISVPECTNVGRFPIASNCSFYYTCDQNSGYFVQKVLKCPGGSEYNINLNRCSYYGKCTPTEFLTSAGDGICPPCKYPGRFRCPTDCSMYCTCSQKTDGRFYQTQYACPPSMFYDIQTDNCLPSNLVKCEYLTSDEIIEMYIAKNKNESVVEENPMYEEPDTTDKVKGEFDFYDIPRESQLKHTYQPTEFSYETVEVSKDSEASDDKYEGPMMPPAPTYLLHLPEDQQTGDQYGEGHHDGYGSEHYGGYYGHDYDHHKDDHHDHHHHHHQHHHHHIETTTPCEETTTSAPIETTTTPETQTTAPPATESTAPPATESTAPPVTESTSPPVTESTAPPVTESTAPPVTESTAPPVTESTAPPVTESTASPVTESTAPPVTESTAPPVTESTASPVTESTAPPVTESTAPPVTESTAPPVTESTAPPVTESTPCIETESTAPPVTESTAPPVTESTSPPVTESTAPPVTESTSPPVTESTAPPVTESTAPPVTESTAPPVTESTPCIETESTAPPVTESTAPPVTESTAPPVTESTAPPVTESTAPPVTESTAPPVTESTAPPVTESTPCIETESTAPPATESTAPPVTESTAPPVTESTAPPVTESTAPPVTESSSPPVTESTAPPVTESTAPPVTESTPCIETESTAPPATESTAPPVTESTAPPVTESTAPPVTESTAPPVTESSSPPVTESTAPPVTESTAPPVTESTAPPVTESTAPPVTESTAPPVTESTAPPVTESTPCIETESTAPPVTESTAPPVTESTAPPVTESTAPPVTESTPCKETESTAPPVTESTAPPVTESTAPPVTESTAPPVTESTAPPVTESTSPPVTESTSPPVTESTSPPVTESTSPPVTESTAPPVTESTAPPVTESTAPPVTESTPCIETESTAPPVTESTAPPVTESTAPPVTESTAPPVTESTAPPVTESTAPPVTESTAPPVTESTAPPVTESTAPPVTESTAPPVTESTAPPVTESTAPPVTESTPCIETESTAPPVTESTAPPVTESTAPPVTESTAPSVTESTAPPVTESTAPPVTESTAPPVTESTAPPVTESTAPPVTESTAPPVTESTAPPVTESTAPPATTTTPCIETTVSPVTETEECDDSDSIYDLHKHHHLSDDIEIYEEGGSVETVESVDDRPCCECHNDNQKIVVFNPKNDTSTLMFKLFNRAYQIVINLKDKCDCPCHSDESKK from the exons ATGGACTTTTGG tcaaCGAGATGCTCTGATGGTTTTATTGGACTTAAAATTCATCCAACAAAGAGcaactactactactactgcCAAGAAGACTGCGTAGTAATTGGTAGATGCGGTGGTCTCTGTATCTTCAATGATCTCTCGAAAACATGCGAAAAGCTCAATATGACCCACCAGCCGAGTATTAAGATTTACGACGAATCCCACGGTACAATAAGCGTACCTGAATGTACGAATGTGGGAAGATTCCCAATAGCCTCCAATTGCTCCTTCTACTACACATGTGATCAGAATTCCGGGTACTTTGTCCAGAAGGTGCTCAAGTGTCCCGGAGGATCTGAGTataacattaatttaaatagatGCTCCTACTATGGAAAATGTACTCCAACGGAATTCTTAACATCAGCTGGGGATGGCATATGCCCACCATGTAAATACCCGGGAAGATTTAGATGTCCAACAGATTGTTCAATGTACTGCACATGCAGCCAAAAGACTGATGGGAGATTTTATCAAACTCAATATGCATGCCCACCTTCAATGTTCTACGACATACAGACAGACAATTGCTTGCCATCGAATCTTGTAAAGTGCGAATATCTGACTTCTGATGAAATAATTGAGATGTACATTGCAAAGAATAAGAACGAAAGTGTTGTTGAAGAGAATCCAATGTATGAGGAGCCAGATACAACGGATAAAGTTAAGGGAGAGTTTGATTTCTATGACATACCAAGAGAATCTCAATTGAAACATACGTACCAACCTACAGAATTTTCATATGAAACTGTTGAAGTTAGCAAAGATAGTGAAGCATCTGATGATAAATATGAAG GACCTATGATGCCTCCAGCGCCTACGTATTTACTACATTTACCAGAAGATCAACAAACAGGTGATCAGTATGGTGAAGGACACCACGATGGGTATGGTAGTGAACATTATGGCGGCTACTACGGGCATGATTATGATCATCATAAAGATGATCATCATGatcaccatcatcatcatcaccagcatcatcatcatcacataGAAACTACTACACCTTGCGAAGAAACTACAACATCAGCACCAATAGAGACAACAACTACACCTGAAACACAAACGACAGCACCACCTGCAACAGAAAGTACAGCACCGCCTGCAACAGAAAGTACTGCTCCACCAGTAACCGAAAGTACTTCTCCACCTGTAACCGAAAGTACTGCCCCACCTGTAACCGAAAGTACTGCTCCACCTGTAACCGAAAGTACTGCTCCACCTGTAACCGAAAGTACTGCCCCACCTGTAACCGAAAGTACTGCTTCACCTGTAACAGAAAGTACAGCTCCACCTGTAACCGAAAGTACTGCTCCACCTGTAACCGAAAGTACTGCTTCACCTGTAACAGAAAGTACAGCTCCACCTGTAACCGAAAGTACTGCTCCACCTGTAACCGAAAGTACTGCTCCACCTGTAACCGAAAGTACTGCTCCACCTGTAACCGAAAGTACACCTTGCATAGAAACCGAAAGTACAGCTCCACCTGTAACCGAAAGCACTGCTCCACCTGTAACAGAAAGTACATCTCCACCTGTAACCGAAAGTACTGCTCCACCAGTAACCGAAAGTACTTCTCCACCTGTAACCGAAAGTACTGCCCCACCTGTAACCGAAAGTACTGCTCCACCTGTAACCGAAAGTACTGCTCCACCTGTTACCGAAAGTACACCTTGCATAGAAACCGAAAGTACTGCACCACCTGTAACCGAAAGCACTGCTCCACCTGTAACCGAAAGTACTGCTCCACCTGTAACAGAAAGTACTGCACCACCTGTAACAGAAAGTACTGCTCCACCTGTCACAGAAAGTACTGCCCCACCTGTAACCGAAAGCACTGCTCCACCTGTAACAGAAAGTACACCTTGCATAGAAACCGAAAGTACTGCTCCACCTGCAACAGAAAGTACTGCTCCACCTGTAACCGAAAGTACTGCTCCACCTGTAACAGAAAGTACTGCTCCACCTGTCACAGAAAGTACTGCTCCACCTGTAACCGAAAGTAGTTCTCCACCTGTAACCGAAAGTACTGCCCCACCTGTAACCGAAAGCACTGCTCCACCTGTAACAGAAAGTACACCTTGCATAGAAACCGAAAGTACTGCTCCACCTGCAACAGAAAGTACTGCTCCACCTGTAACCGAAAGTACTGCTCCACCTGTAACAGAAAGTACTGCTCCACCTGTCACAGAAAGTACTGCCCCACCTGTAACCGAAAGTAGTTCTCCACCTGTAACCGAAAGTACTGCCCCACCTGTAACCGAAAGTACTGCTCCACCTGTAACCGAAAGTACTGCTCCACCTGTAACAGAAAGTACTGCTCCACCTGTAACCGAAAGTACTGCTCCACCTGTAACAGAAAGTACTGCACCACCTGTAACCGAAAGTACACCTTGCATAGAAACCGAAAGTACTGCCCCACCTGTAACCGAGAGCACTGCTCCACCTGTAACCGAAAGTACTGCTCCACCTGTAACAGAAAGTACTGCCCCACCTGTAACCGAAAGTACACCTTGCAAAGAAACCGAAAGTACAGCTCCACCTGTGACCGAAAGCACTGCTCCACCTGTAACCGAAAGTACTGCACCACCTGTAACCGAAAGTACTGCTCCACCTGTAACCGAAAGCACTGCTCCACCTGTAACAGAAAGTACATCTCCACCTGTAACAGAAAGTACATCTCCACCTGTAACCGAAAGTACTTCTCCACCTGTAACCGAAAGTACTTCTCCACCTGTAACCGAAAGTACTGCTCCACCTGTAACCGAAAGTACTGCTCCACCTGTAACCGAAAGTACTGCTCCACCTGTTACCGAAAGTACACCTTGCATAGAAACCGAAAGTACAGCTCCACCTGTAACCGAAAGTACTGCTCCACCTGTAACCGAAAGTACTGCTCCACCTGTAACAGAAAGTACTGCACCACCTGTAACCGAAAGTACTGCTCCACCTGTAACCGAAAGTACTGCTCCACCTGTAACTGAAAGTACTGCTCCACCTGTAACAGAAAGCACTGCACCACCTGTAACCGAAAGTACTGCTCCACCTGTAACCGAAAGTACTGCCCCACCTGTAACCGAAAGTACTGCTCCACCTGTAACCGAAAGTACTGCTCCACCTGTAACCGAAAGTACACCTTGCATAGAAACCGAAAGTACAGCTCCACCTGTAACCGAAAGTACTGCTCCACCTGTAACCGAAAGTACTGCTCCACCTGTAACAGAAAGTACTGCACCATCTGTAACAGAAAGTACTGCACCACCTGTAACCGAAAGTACTGCTCCACCTGTAACCGAAAGTACTGCTCCACCTGTAACTGAAAGTACTGCTCCACCTGTAACAGAAAGTACTGCACCACCTGTAACCGAAAGTACTGCTCCACCTGTAACCGAAAGTACTGCCCCACCTGTAACCGAAAGTACTGCACCACCTGCAACGACAACCACACCTTGCATAGAAACCACAGTTTCTCCTGTAACAGAAACTGAAGAATGCGATGATAGTGACTCAATTTATGATCTACATAAGCATCATCACCTTTCGGATGATATTGAAATATATGAAGAGGGTGGTAGTGTTGAAACCGTTGAGAGCGTAGATGATCGCCCCTGTTGTGAATGCCATAACGACAATCAGAAAATTGTAGTTTTTAACCCGAAGAATGATACTTCAACACTtatgtttaaattatttaatcgtGCATAccaaattgtaattaatttgaaagacAAATGTGACTGTCCCTGCCATTCGGATgaatcaaagaaataa
- the LOC129786409 gene encoding uncharacterized protein LOC129786409, giving the protein MRKRQRLWFIILELTLIIFVSEITTVFGQTTCNNGLGRVLYERLPNQQLQGFDDDVVRDTAPPFRVLEKCQDLCLRDRTAANNLVRACTSFDFQPGSRITSFGGNPEYEESTCYLTREQAAPEGIGNLMLVPNSVHFTEVCLTSSRPERECPSRRYVFERHPRKKLKLPVSDIKEMTAANRSDCEDKCLNEFSFVCRSANFDSAMRSCSLSRFTRRTHPELMEDDPNSDYLENTCLNAERRCDGLAIFVKEENKKLGGPFEVDIFNNMTLEECQMMCLRAEKYFCRSVEFDDQTKQCIVSEEDSISQKDEINVSSSPTHHFYDLVCLDNQRGSEYPDNSVTSHLFSGGRRPDTAFQRYRNSRLGGEFHSEITGRSLSECLDECLRQTSFQCRSAVYSDRFRTCRLSRYNQKDGMRIIYDADYDYYENLMLGGDGMDDRDRPAMRPDMGNDWRNPYPGDKDRYPDDRYPNRPDRYPSQWRPEMGYDRFPGYPDHDQGYDRGYPSGGGYPSGGGYYYGYRDTGYGGYDRDRGYGRPVQLSPGYPPYEAPLPVRPLGGGSGYDNNINSLTGDGFGGYGPVGPIRPFGSRCEEDSYKQVASRHRMRRPYIRRSMTVPTLSHCQRECTDTRDFSCRSFNYREGGYAVDQDSNCELSDRDTRDMDLQDPMMFDIGAYDYYERSSARNGLDGDCLDVSQTCNEDGMEFTLRTPEGFIGRIYTYGFYDRCFFRGNGGTVNVLRISGPQGYPECGSQRYGDTMTNIVVVQFSDNVQTGRDKRFNLTCLFRGPGEAVVTSGYIGAGSGSPIPIEYLPAENTMNNKIRLLILYQGRPTTTIAVGDPLTFRLESQDGYKQAGDIFATNVIARDPYSGRSVQLIDRHGCPVNPYVFPELDKLRDGDTLEARFNAFKIPESNFLVFEATVRSCRDGCQPAYCPGPSGRSEPSFGRKKREINGTLIAQATIQLNDTELNETQEDAIDPSSTDETTIYSTEEEVTSDFPEQVREMIEVFESREEMEQDAYARKIVAPQETVCISPSEYHGLISAVILLMILLLSISLIAGLAYRRYWHVLMKNRYADRSSPVTSFSPSAIHQNLNISSVNSQFDASGRNNSHRSGSTGRPGLSLFSGNLQKTFATGNLSRMCQIPVMNPIRNNGDQPLEFEDPSEPIYTDPSLFERSRSLRSIAVRQSNET; this is encoded by the exons ATGCGAAAACGACAGAGATTATGGTTTATCATTTTGGAATtaacattaattatttttgtatcaGAGATTACAACAGTTTTCG GTCAAACAACGTGTAACAATGGATTGGGAAGGGTTCTGTATGAGCGCCTACCTAATCAGCAACTTCAGGGATTTGATGATGATGTAGTTCGGGACACAGCACCGCCTTTTCGTGTTCTCGAAAAGTGCCAAGATCTCTGTCTTAGAGATCGAACAGCTGCAAATAATCTAGTTAGAGCTTGTACGAGCTTTGACTTCCAACCCGGTAGTCGTATCACCTCCTTTGGCGGTAATCCCGAATATGAGGAATCAACATGCTACCTAACACGCGAACAAGCTGCTCCCGAAGGCATTGGGAATTTAATGCTCGTCCCAAATAGTGTTCACTTTACCGAAGTTTGCCTTACCT CAAGTCGCCCTGAAAGGGAGTGTCCAAGTCGTCGGTATGTCTTTGAACGGCATCCCAGGAAGAAGCTAAAACTCCCTGTTTCGGACATCAAGGAAATGACAGCAGCCAATAGATCCGATTGCGAGGATAAATGCCTCAATGAGTTCTCCTTTGTGTGTCGCTCAGCTAATTTTGATTCAGCTATGAGAAGTTGCTCCCTGAGTCGCTTTACGCGACGAACACATCCTGAACTCATGGAAGACGATCCCAATTCGGACTACTTGGAGAATACATGCCTCAACGCCGAGAGACGTTGCGATGGTCTGGCTATTTTTGTCAAGGAGGAAAATAAGAAACTCGGTGGACCCTTTGAGGTGGACATCTTCAACAATATGACCCTTGAGGAATGTCAAATGATGTGCCTAAGGGCGGAAAAGTATTTCTGCCGATCAGTTGAGTTTGATGATCAAACTAAGCAGTGTATTGTATCAGAAGAGGATTCCATCTCGCAAAAGGACGAAATCAACGTTAGTTCTAGCCCTACGCatcatttttatgatttagttTGTCTAGATAATC aacgAGGATCAGAGTATCCGGATAATTCTGTAACATCCCATCTATTTTCTGGAGGACGACGTCCTGACACGGCTTTCCAGAGATACCGAAATTCACGATTAGGCGGTGAATTTCATTCTGAAATAACCGGAAGATCTCTCAGTGAATGTTTGGATGAATGCTTACGCCAGACAAGCTTTCAATGCAGATCGGCTGTATATAGCGATCGCTTCCGCACATGTCGTCTTAGCAGGTACAATCAAAAGGACGGTATGCGCATTATCTACGATGCTGATTATGATTACTACGAAAACCTGATGC TTGGTGGGGATGGTATGGATGATCGCGATCGTCCTGCTATGAGACCAGATATGGGAAATGATTGGCGAAATCCATATCCAG GTGATAAAGATCGGTATCCTGATGACAGATATCCGAATCGACCTGATCGTTACCCATCACAGTGGAGACCAGAAATgg GATATGATCGCTTCCCAGGCTATCCAGATCATGATCAAGGATACGATCGTGGGTACCCAAGTGGAGGAGGCTACCCAAGCGGAGGAGGATACTACTATGGATACAGGGATACA GGCTACGGAGGCTATGACAGAGATCGTGGCTATGGGCGTCCAGTACAACTGAGTCCTGGCTACCCTCCGTATGAAGCTCCCCTTCCAGTTCGTCCCTTAGGCGGTGGATCAGGCTATGATAACAACATTAATTCCTTGACGGGTGATGGATTCGGTGGCTACGGACCTGTAGGACCAATTAGGCCTTTTGGTTCTCGCTGCGAGGAAGACAGCTACAAGCAGGTTGCGTCTCGTCACCGAATGCGACGTCCCTACATTCGACGATCCATGACAGTGCCTACACTCTCGCACTGCCAGCGAGAATGTACAGACACGAGGGATTTCTCCTGCAGAAGCTTCAACTACCGCGAGGGTGGCTATGCTGTAGATCAGGACTCCAACTGTGAGCTAAGTGATCGCGATACGAGAGATATGGATCTCCAGGATCCCATGATGTTTGATATTGGAGCTTATGATTACTACGAGAGAAGTTCTGCAAGGAATGGCCTAGATGGGGATTGCTTGGACG TCTCTCAAACCTGCAACGAGGATGGAATGGAGTTCACATTGAGGACACCTGAGGGTTTCATCGGAAGGATTTATACATACGGATTCTATGATCGATGCTTCTTCAGAGGAAATGGAGGAACTGTTAATGTTCTCAGAATTAGTGGCCCACAGGGATATCCCGAATGTGGCTCTCAAAGA TACGGAGACACAATGACCAACATTGTAGTTGTTCAATTTTCGGACAATGTGCAAACCGGCAGGGATAAGAGATTCAACTTGACTTGTCTATTTCGAGGCCCTGGTGAAGCAGTCGTTACATCCGGATACATAGGAGCAGG GTCTGGCAGTCCAATCCCCATTGAATACCTCCCAGCTGAGAATACGATGAACAACAAAATTCGCCTTTTAATCCTTTACCAAGGAAGACCAACGACAACAATTGCAGTTGGTGATCCTCTCACATTCCGCCTTGAATCGCAGGATGGCTACAAGCAAGCTGGAGATATTTTTGCCACAAACGTCATAGCAAGGGATCCCTATTCAGGGCGAAGTGTGCAGCTTATTGATCGACATGGGTGTCCTGTAAATCCATACGTATTCCCGGAGTTGGATAAACTCCGTGATGGGGATACACTGGAGGCCAGATTCAATGCATTTAAAATTCCAGAATCGAATTTCCTAGTCTTTGAAGCCACAGTCCGTTCCTGCCGCGATGGATGCCAACCAGCTTACTGCCCAGGACCTTCAGGGAGGTCTGAACCGTCATTCGGGAGGAAGAAGCGTGAAATCAATGGGACACTTATTGCCCAAGCGACAATTCAACTGAATGACACTGAACTCAATGAAACTCAGGAAGATGCCATTGATCCATCATCAACGGATGAGACAACAATTTATAGCACCGAAGAGGAGGTGACCAGTGATTTCCCTGAACAAGTTAGGGAAATGATTGAGGTGTTTGAATCGAGAGAAGAAATGGAACAGGATGCCTATGCGAGGAAAATTGTAGCACCTCAGGAAACTGTCTGCATTTCCCCCTCAGAGTATCACGGATTAATTAGCGCTGTTATCCTACTCATGATCTTACTCCTGAGCATTTCACTCATAGCTGGACTTGCCTACAG aagATACTGGcatgttttaatgaaaaatcgcTATGCTGACAGAAGTTCCCCCGTAACATCCTTTAGCCCATCTGCAATACACCAAAATCTCAATATATCGAGCGTTAATAGCCAATTTGATGCATCAGGACGCAATAATTCGCACCGATCTGGAAGTACAGGGAGACCAGGACTCTCCCTTTTCAGTGGGAATCTTCAAAAGACCTTTGCAACCGG gaACCTCTCAAGGATGTGTCAAATTCCTGTAATGAATCCAATAAGGAATAATGGAGATCAACCATTAGAATTTGAGGATCCAAGCGAACCAATTTACACAGATCCATCGCTATTCGAACGATCAAG aTCACTACGAAGCATCGCTGTGCGTCAGAGTAATGAAACATGA
- the LOC129786500 gene encoding JNK1/MAPK8-associated membrane protein: protein MMDVERCPGLYCGRIFFDENNTWSNCGACPRGYRVNESYACALCNDELSMYNYLYLGFMAVLPLVMHWFFIDVAAKERGFSKGQLILHFSAFIEVLVAAVVTLLSMEPTWNLKIYACPVRRLSDWYTLFHNPTPQYGKKLHCTQEAVYPLQTMVLLFYFICLVNMMLLRPLLNRKFLKAGKFAVYCALYFLPILTVLHAIAGGLIYYAFPYLSIIISMISNATHFSIKLDQSMKSLMKTSLTEIKNVVIIVGHWLLMAYGILSLRQHYAFLAFVPFPAIFYILTVKFTDPAEFRDKDRSERNS, encoded by the exons atgatgGATGTAGAACGTTGCCCAGGATTGTACTGCGGGCGAATATTCTTTGATGAAAACAACACATGGAGCAATTGTGGAGCATGCCCTCGGGGCTACCGTGTTAATGAGAGCTATGCTTGTGCCCTTTGCAATGATGAGCTGTCCATGTACAATTATCTGTATTTGGGATTCATGGCAGTGCTTCCGCTCGTCATGCATTGGTTCTTTATTGATGTGGCAGCAAAGGAGAGGGGCTTCAGCAAGGGACAACTTATTCTCCACTTTAGTGCTTTCATTGAAGTGCTGGTAGCTGCTGTTGTGACCCTTCTGTCGATGGAACCAACGTGGAATCTGAAGATCTATGCCTGCCCCGTCAGGCGTCTATCAGATTGGTACACACTCTTCCACAATCCAACGCCGCAATATGGAAAAAAGCTCCACTGTACACAGGAAGCCGTCTACCCGCT TCAAACGATGGTATTGCTCTTTTACTTTATCTGCCTTGTTAACATGATGCTCCTGAGGCCACTACTCaacagaaaattcctcaaggcAGGAAAATTCGCCGTCTACTGTGCCCTCTATTTTCTTCCCATTCTCACTGTTCTGCACGCAATTGCCGGCGGGCTTATAT ATTATGCATTTCCCTACCTAAGCATCATcatctcaatgatttcaaaTGCAACACatttctcaataaaactcGATCAATCCATGAAGTCACTAATGAAGACATCCCTCACAGAGATAAAGAATGTTGTGATAATAG ttgGTCACTGGCTGCTAATGGCGTATGGAATTCTCTCACTCCGCCAACATTATGCTTTCCTCGCGTTTGTTCCCTTTCCagcaattttctacattttaacGGTCAAATTCACTGATCCCGCTGAATTTCGTGATAAAGATCGATCAGAGAGAAACAGCTAA